The following coding sequences are from one Panicum hallii strain FIL2 chromosome 5, PHallii_v3.1, whole genome shotgun sequence window:
- the LOC112891397 gene encoding protein CHUP1, chloroplastic-like, with the protein MVAGRVKAAMGFQRSPKSPAPAPEPASPSRTPGRAPPPGSASPCDPAPSKASALARSFGSYFPRSSAQVRPAAARAPPQVAELLRAIEQLQEREARLRVELLEHKILKETVAIVPFLEAELAAKRAELERCRETADRLEAENARLCAELDAAALEVTSRKQRIVEMEKEVAELRRQQEEAAAAAAADDCSSSASASNEHLETSSAAPRHASLAQPGAERPHIQPPTPAPPAPFKPKSYFSASSTPSPASSSPPSPSSSTSASPSSHSRSSSDAAAAPRPRVPELSKLPPIPPPPPPCPPPPPPLPRGTSNRSSPSAPPAAPPPPPPPPPARRPLGAAFLPAGAASPGQCVRRVPEVVEFYHSLMRRESKRDGAAACEGSNGGGAAAARDMIGEIENRSAHLLAIKSDVERQGDFIRFLIKEVEGAAFVDIEDVVTFVKWLDDELSRLVDERAVLKHFEWPEHKADALREAAFGYCDLKKLEGEAVAFRDDARQPCAAALKKMQALFEKLEHGVYNLARVRDAATSRYARFQIPWEWMKQDAGIVSQIKLQSVKLAMKYLKRVSSELEAIEGGPEEEELMLQGVRFAFRVHQFAGGFDVDTMRAFQELKEKASMCRMQRQNQNRHLRQHRLVART; encoded by the exons ATGGTGGCCGGGCGCGTCAAGGCGGCCATGGGCTTCCAGCGCAGCCCCaagtcgccggcgccggcgccggaacCGGCGTCCCCGTCGCGGACGCCCGGCCGGGCGCCCCCGCCGGGCTCCGCGTCGCCCTGCGACCCGGCGCCGTCCAAGGCGTCGGCGCTCGCGCGGTCCTTCGGCTCCTACTTCCCGCGCTCGTCCGCGCAggtgcgccccgccgccgcccgcgcgccgccgcaggTCGCGGAGCTGCTGCGCGCCATCGAGCAGCTCCAGGAGCGGGAGGCGCGCCTCCGCGTCGAGCTGCTGGAGCACAAGATCCTCAAGGAGACCGTCGCCATCGTGCCGTTCCTGGAGGCCGAGCTCGCGGCCAAGAGAGCCGAGCTCGAGAGGTGCAGGGAGACCGCGGACCGGCTCGAGGCCGAGAACGCGCGCCTGTGCGccgagctcgacgccgccgcgctCGAGGTCACGAGCAGGAAGCAGAGGATCGTCGAGATGGAGAAGGAGGTGGCGGAGCTCAGGAGGCAGCAGGAagaagctgcggcggcggcggcggccgatgACTGCTCCTCGTCCGCTTCGGCGTCGAACGAGCATCTCGAGACCTCCAGCGCCGCGCCACGTCATGCGAGTTTAGCTCAACCTGGAGCTGAGCGGCCGCACATCCAGCCGCCGACACCGGCACCACCAGCGCCTTTCAAGCCCAAGTCGTACTTCTCGGCCTCGTCGACCCCCTCGCCCGCAAGTTCGTCGCCACCCTCGCCGTCTTCCTCCACGTCGGCCTCACCATCATCGCACTCCCGCTCGTCCTCGGACGCGGCGGCTGCGCCGCGACCCCGCGTGCCAGAGCTCTCGAAGCTGCCGCCGATCCCCCCGCCCCCACCGCCCTgccctcctccaccaccgccactGCCGCGcggcacgagcaatcgctcctcaccctccgctcctcccgccgccccgcctccccctccccctccccctccggcgAGGAGGCCGCTCGGCGCCGCGTTCCTGCCGGCGGGGGCGGCGTCGCCGGGGCAATGCGTGAGGCGCGTGCCGGAGGTGGTGGAGTTCTACCACTCGCTGATGCGGAGGGAGTCCAAGCGGGACGGCGCCGCCGCATGCGAAGGATcaaacggcggcggcgcggcggcggcgcgcgacaTGATCGGCGAGATCGAGAACCGGTCGGCCCACCTCCTCGCG ATCAAGTCGGACGTGGAGAGGCAGGGCGACTTCATCCGGTTCCTCATCAAGGAGGTGGAGGGCGCGGCGTTCGTGGACATCGAGGACGTCGTCACCTTCGTCAAGTGGCTCGACGACGAGCTCTCGCGCCTG GTGGACGAGCGCGCGGTGCTGAAGCACTTCGAGTGGCCGGAGCACAAGGCGGACGCGCTCCGGGAGGCGGCGTTCGGCTACTGCGACCTCAAGAAGCTGGAGGGGGAGGCCGTTGCCTTCCGCGACGACGCCCGGCAGCCCTGCGCCGCGGCGCTCAAGAAGATGCAGGCGCTCTTCGAGAA GTTGGAGCACGGCGTGTACAACCTCGCCCGCGTCCGGGACGCCGCCACGAGCCGGTACGCCCGGTTCCAGATCCCGTGGGAGTGGATGAAGCAGGACGCCGGCATCGTCAGCCAG ATCAAACTCCAGTCGGTGAAGCTGGCAATGAAGTACCTGAAACGGGTTTCCTCTGAGCTCGAGGCGATCGAGGGAGGCCCTGAAGAGGAGGAACTGATGCTGCAAGGAGTACGGTTCGCCTTCAGAGTACACCAG TTTGCGGGCGGATTCGACGTGGACACCATGCGAGCCTTCCAGGAGCTCAAGGAGAAGGCGTCCATGTGCAGGATGCAACGGCAGAACCAGAACCGTCACCTGCGGCAGCACAGGCTCGTTGCCAGGACCTGA
- the LOC112895572 gene encoding uncharacterized protein LOC112895572: protein MAEREGAVVKKGHEEGLKMAVSLLEEFGLPLGLLPLADVIEVGFVRATGYMWIAQRKKVEHQFKLVGKQVSYDVEVTGYVQAKRIKKLKGVKAKELMLWPPVNEIAVDDPPTGKIHFKSLAGVTKTFPVEAFAAGQ, encoded by the coding sequence ATGGCCGAGCGGGAGGGCGCGGTGGTGAAGAAGGGGCACGAGGAGGGCCTGAAGATGGCGGTGTCGCTGCTGGAGGAGTTCGGTCTCCCGCTGGGCCTACTGCCGCTGGCGGACGTGATCGAGGTCGGGTTCGTGCGCGCGACGGGGTACATGTGGATCGCGCAGCGCAAGAAGGTGGAGCACCAGTTCAAGCTGGTGGGCAAGCAGGTGAGCTACGACGTGGAGGTCACGGGGTACGTCCAGGCGAAGCGCATCAAGAAGCTCAAGGGCGTCAAGGCCAAGGAGCTCATGCTGTGGCCGCCCGTCAACGAGATCGCCGTCGACGACCCGCCCACGGGCAAGATCCACTTCAAGAGCCTCGCCGGCGTCACCAAGACCTTCCCCGTCGAGGCGTTCGCCGCGGGGCAGTAG
- the LOC112891398 gene encoding protein trichome birefringence-like 38 produces the protein MARRLRLLPLLAAAVACSLLRACGAGAAEATTGTLGLRHKPPRQQHNSTRHAGGGRPRAGGGGRGAAGGPGTGMATCNLFQGSWVYDDSLPMYDAAGCPFVEPEFDCQKYGRPDKQYLKYRWRPASCELPRFNGQDLLSRWKGKKVLFVGDSISLNQWESLACMLRAAAPASKVAYTRGNPVSTVTFQVRTRTAHCPCRRVGAPLHQREMEKKPQRLDPDYGLSVAYYRSTYLVDIVEEPAGRVLKLDSITAGGAWLGADVLVFNTWHWWTHTGRDQPWDYVQDGGQMMKDMDRLTAFSKGMSTWARWVDTNVDTSRTKVYFQGISPTHYNGAEWGEGSRNCAQQTQPVAGSAYPAGPVPAQAAVRAALGGMSKPVYLLDVTLLSQLRRDGHPSAYSGGHPGNDCSHWCLAGVPDTWNQVLYASLLA, from the exons ATGGCGCGGCGGCTGCGCCTGctgcccctcctcgccgcggcCGTGGCGTGCTCCCTGCTGCGCGcgtgcggcgccggcgccgccgaggcGACCACCGGCACGCTCGGCCTCCGCCACAAGCCGCCGAGGCAGCAGCACAACAGCACGCGGCACGCCGGTGGTGGGCGCCcccgagccggcggcggcggtcgcggcgCAGCAGGCGGCCCCGGCACGGGCATGGCGACGTGCAACCTGTTCCAGGGCAGCTGGGTGTACGACGACTCGCTGCCGATGTACGACGCGGCGGGGTGTCCCTTCGTGGAGCCGGAGTTCGACTGCCAGAAGTACGGCCGCCCCGACAAGCAGTACCTCAAGTACCGGTGGCGCCCGGCCTCCTGCGAGCTCCCGAG GTTCAACGGGCAGGACCTCCTGAGCCGATGGAAGGGGAAGAAGGTACTGTTCGTGGGTGACTCCATCAGCCTGAACCAGTGGGAGTCGCTGGCGTGCATGctgcgcgcggcggcgccggcctccAAGGTCGCCTACACCAGGGGCAACCCCGTCTCCACCGTCACGTTCCAGGTTCGTACACGTACCGCACACTGCCCCTGCCGTCGCGTAGGGGCCCCGTTGCATCAGCGCGAAATGGAAAAGAAGCCACAACGGCTGGACCCG GACTACGGGCTGTCGGTGGCCTACTACCGGAGCACCTACCTCGTGGACATCGTCGAGGAGCCCGCCGGCCGGGTGCTCAAGCTCGACTCCATCACCGCcggcggcgcgtggctcggCGCCGACGTCCTCGTCTTCAACACGTGGCACTGGTGGACGCACACCGGCAGGGACCAGCC GTGGGACTATGTGCAAGACGGAGGGCAGATGATGAAGGACATGGACCGCCTCACGGCCTTCTCGAAGGGGATGTCCACATGGGCCAGGTGGGTCGACACCAACGTCGACACATCCAGGACCAAGGTCTACTTCCAGGGCATCTCTCCGACCCACTACAA CGGAGCCGAGTGGGGCGAGGGCTCGAGGAACTGCGCGCAGCAGACGCAGCCGGTCGCCGGGTCGGCGTACCCGGCGGGCCCCGTGCCGGCGCAGGCCGCGGTgcgggcggcgctcggcggCATGTCGAAGCCGGTGTACCTGCTCGACGTGACGCTGCTGTCGCAGCTCAGGCGGGACGGGCACCCGTCGGCCTACAGCGGCGGCCACCCAGGCAACGACTGCAGCCACTGGTGCCTCGCCGGCGTGCCCGACACGTGGAACCAGGTCCTCTACGCGTCGCTCCTCGCATAG
- the LOC112894611 gene encoding ketol-acid reductoisomerase, chloroplastic-like has protein sequence MAAATSSTTYLALARKTLNPAPSGAPGAAAGSVSFPAAQAPCHLAASAGRRRAVAAKVASPSVVGTAMPSLDFETSVFKKEKVSLAGHEEYIVRGGRDLFPLLPESFKGIKQIGVIGWGSQGPAQAQNLRDSLVEAKSDIVVKIGLRKGSKSFEEARAAGFTEESGTLGDIWETISGSDLVLLLISDSAQADNYEKIFSHMKPNSILGLSHGFLLGHLQSLGLDFPNNISVIAVCPKGMGPSVRRLYVQGKEINGAGINASFAVHQDVDGRATDVALGWSVALGSPFTFATTLEQEYRSDIFGERGILLGAVHGMVEALFRRYTEQGMDEDSAYKNTVESITGIISKTISKKGMLEVYNSLTEEGKKQFIEAYSAAYYPCMDILYECYEDVSSGSEIRSVVLAGRRFYEKEGLPAFPMGNIDQTRMWKVGERVRSTRPQGDLGPLHPFTAGVYVALMMAQIEVLRKKGHSYSEIINESLIESVDSLNPFMHARGVAFMVDNCSTTARLGSRKWAPRFDYILTQQAFVSIDKKAPINQDLISNFMSDPVHGAIEVCAQLRPTVDISVPADADFVRPELRQSS, from the exons ATGGCGgcggccacctcctccaccacctACCTCGCCCTCGCCcgcaaaaccctaaaccccgcCCCCTCCGGAGCcccaggcgccgccgccggctccgtCTCCTTCCCCGCCGCGCAGGCCCCATGCCACCTCGCCGCCtccgcgggccgccgccgcgccgtggcCGCGAAGGTCGCGTCGCCGTCGGTCGTCGGCACCGCCATGCCGTCGCTCGACTTCGAGACCTCCGTCTTCAAGAAGGAGAAGGTGTCCCTGGCGGGCCATGAGGAG TATATTGTCAGGGGTGGGAGGGATCTGTTCCCGCTGCTGCCGGAGTCGTTCAAGGGGATCAAACAGATTGGCGTCATTGGCTGGGGCTCGCAG GGTCCTGCACAAGCTCAGAACTTGAGAGATTCACTTGTTGAGGCAAAGTCAGACATTGTTGTTAAG ATTGGTCTCCGGAAAGGTTCTAAATCTTTTGAAGAAGCCCGTGCAGCTGGATTTACTGAAGAGAGTGGGACGCTGGGTGACATATGGGAGACTATATCAGGCAGTGATCTTGTATTGCTTCTGATATCTGATTCTGCTCAG GCGGATAACTATGAGAAAATTTTCTCACACATGAAACCCAACAGTATTCTTGGTTTGTCACACGGATTTCTCCTTGGACATTTGCAATCCCTGGGCCTGGATTTCCCTAACAACATCAGTGTGATCGCTGTCTGTCCCAAGGGAATGGGCCCATCAGTTAGAAGGCTTTATGTTCAGGGAAAAGAGATAAATGGTGCTGGTATCAATGCTAGCTTTGCTGTTCACCAG GATGTTGATGGAAGGGCTACAGATGTAGCTCTGGGGTGGTCAGTTGCTCTAGGTTCCCCTTTCACATTTGCTACTACTCTAGAGCAGGAGTACCGGAGTGATATTTTTGGAGAGCGAG GTATTTTGCTCGGTGCTGTTCATGGCATGGTGGAGGCTCTTTTCAGGAGATACACAGAGCAAGGAATGGACGAGGATTCAGCATATAAGAACACTGTAGAGAGTATCACTGGAATCATCTCTAAAACTATTTCAAAGAAG GGTATGCTTGAAGTGTACAACTCCTTGACTGAAGAAGGAAAGAAGCAGTTCATTGAGGCTTATAGCGCGGCATACTACCCATGCATGGACATCTTGTATGAGTGCTATGAAGATGTTTCTTCTGGAAGTGAGATTAGAAGCGTGGTGTTGGCTGGGAGGAGATTTTAT GAAAAGGAAGGGCTTCCTGCTTTCCCCATGGGCAATATTGATCAAACACGTATGTGGAAGGTGGGTGAAAGGGTGCGTTCAACCAGGCCACAAGGTGACCTTGGCCCATTGCATCCCTTCACTGCTGGAGTGTATGTTGCATTAATGATGGCTCAG ATTGAGGTCCTTAGGAAGAAGGGGCACTCTTACTCCGAGATCATCAATGAGAGCCTGATTGAATCTGTGGACTCGCTGAACCCATTCATGCATGCTCGTGGGGTGGCCTTCATGGTTGATAACTGCTCCACGACTGCTCGCTTGGGATCAAGGAAGTGGGCACCGCgtttcgactacatcctgacTCAACAAGCTTTTGTTAGTATTGATAAGAAGGCACCAATCAACCAAGACCTCATTAGCAACTTCATGTCTGATCCCGTCCATGGTGCCATTGAAGTCTGTGCTCAGCTGAGGCCCACCGTCGACATCTCAGTGCCTGCTGATGCAGATTTTGTGCGCCCAGAGCTCCGGCAGTCTTCCTAA
- the LOC112891976 gene encoding phospholipase A1-II 3-like yields MQSTQQHALPFTCPHSTQLHKSAGDTQFNQQLQAQVSKMHRSFLLLLVCALAAASLSADTAIAQSQRSWAELSGRDNWDGLLDPLDADLRRAVIRYGELAQATSDAFIADPASPYAGASRYAPGAFLRRAQAGPDPGAYYRVTRFLYATSGARLPDGLLTRPAPPGAWSAESNWMGYVAVATDAGAAGLGRRDIVVAWRGTKRAVEWADDLDITLVPAAGVVGPGPGWSQPAVHRGFLSVYTSRNSTSRFNKQSAREQALAEIRRLLDEYKGENCSITLTGHSLGAALSTLAAIDIVGNGLNVRGANDTVPVAAIVFGSPRVGDDQFKKAFESTPGARLLRVRNAPDVVPTVLPAAFYKDVGAELLLDTRKSPYLKRPGPGPAAWHNLECYLHGVAGTQGAGGGAGFRLEVERDLALVNKEVDALADEYPVPAAWWVEGNKGMVKDASGRWVLQDHEEGNLAM; encoded by the exons ATGCAGTCCACCCAGCAGCACGCGCTGCCATTCACATGTCCACACTCCACACAGCTCCATAAATCGGCCGGCGACACCCAGTTCAATCAGCAGTTGCAAGCACAAGTCTCCAAAATGCACcgctccttcctcctcctcctcgtctgCGCGCTCGCAGCCGCCTCGCTCTCCGCCGACACCGCCATTGCCCAGAGCCAGAGGTCGTGGGCCGAGCTCAGCGGGCGGGACAACTGGGACGGCCTCCTGGACCCGCTTGACGCCGACCTCCGCCGCGCCGTGATCCGGTACGGCGAGCTGGCGCAGGCGACCTCGGACGCGTTCATTGCCGACCCGGCGTCGCCCTACGCGGGCGCGTCGCGGTACGCGCCGGGGGCGTTCCTCCGCCGGGCGCAGGCGGGGCCCGACCCGGGCGCGTACTACCGCGTCACGCGGTTCCTGTACGCGACGTCGGGCGCGCGGCTCCCCGACGGCCTCCTCacgcggccggcgccgccgggggcGTGGAGCGCCGAGTCCAACTGGATGGGGTACGTGGCCGTGGCCACGgacgccggcgcggcggggctcgggaggcgggaCATCGTGGTGGCGTGGCGCGGGACGAAGCGCGCCGTGGAGTGGGCCGACGACCTGGACATCACGCTGGTGCCGGCGGCGGGCGTCGTCGGGCCGGGGCCCGGGTGGTCGCAGCCGGCGGTGCACCGGGGCTTCCTGTCCGTCTACACGTCCAGGAATTCCACGTCTCGGTTCAACAAACAGAGCGCCAGGGAGCAG GCGTTGGCCGAGATTAGGAGGCTCCTGGACGAGTACAAGGGCGAGAACTGCAGCATCACGCTGACCGGCCACAGCCTGGGCGCGGCGCTCTCGACGCTGGCCGCCATCGACATCGTCGGCAACGGCCTCAACGTCCGCGGCGCCAACGACACGGTGCCCGTGGCGGCCATCGTCTTCGGCAGCCCCCGCGTGGGCGACGACCAGTTCAAGAAGGCGTTCGAGTCGACGCCCGGCGCCCGGCTGCTCCGCGTCCGGAACGCGCCCGACGTCGTGCCCACCGTCCTGCCGGCCGCCTTCTACAAGGACGTCGGCGCGGAGCTGCTGCTGGACACGCGCAAGTCGCCGTACCTCAAGAGGCCCGGGCCGGGCCCCGCCGCGTGGCACAACCTCGAGTGCTACCTGCACGGCGTCGCGGGCacgcagggcgccggcggcggcgccgggttCCGCCTGGAGGTGGAGCGCGACCTGGCACTGGTGAACAAGGAGGTGGACGCGCTCGCGGACGAGTACCCCGTGCCGGCGGCGTGGTGGGTGGAGGGGAACAAGGGCATGGTCAAGGACGCGAGCGGGCGGTGGGTCCTGCAGGATCACGAGGAGGGTAACCTCGCCATGTGA